A genomic region of Bacteroidales bacterium contains the following coding sequences:
- the dnaB gene encoding replicative DNA helicase has product MDQKNLGKNTAIKKTNALSGNFMTSSGKIPPQALDFEEAVLGALMLEKNALTAVIDILHPEVFYKQAHQKIFKAIQNLFASTEPIDILTVSNKLKSEGELEEIGGAYYITQLTNRVASSANIEYHARILMQKFVQRELIRVSSETIKDAFEDGTDVFELLDKAEQQMFDISENNFRRESLDMKSLVKEAYDEIEAAKNSEGSLRGIPSGFTELDRLTAGWQKSDLIVIAARPGMGKTAFALTMARNAAMAKRPVAVFSLEMSAVQLTTRLISSEAEITSNKLKKGELADHEWTQLNERIKSLVEAPIFIDDTPALSVFELRAKCRRLKEQHKIELIVIDYIQLMRGGDGTGNREQEISTISRSLKALAKELNVPVLILSQLNRSVETRGGSKKPQLSDLRESGAIEQDADMVIFIYRPEYYDITEDEQGSDTTGKGEIIIAKHRNGALDSVTLKFIGQYTKFVDDVPFDLSGGSLSSLSPSDEFSNEYSPMTMTRQSRMNDDDTDNPY; this is encoded by the coding sequence ATGGATCAAAAAAACTTAGGAAAAAATACAGCTATTAAAAAAACTAATGCCTTAAGTGGTAATTTTATGACCAGTTCAGGGAAAATACCACCACAAGCATTAGATTTTGAGGAGGCTGTTTTAGGTGCTTTGATGTTAGAAAAAAATGCACTTACTGCTGTTATTGACATTTTACACCCTGAGGTTTTTTATAAACAAGCGCATCAAAAAATTTTTAAAGCAATACAAAATCTCTTTGCAAGTACAGAACCTATTGACATTCTTACAGTATCGAATAAGTTAAAATCTGAAGGCGAATTAGAAGAAATTGGAGGTGCATATTATATTACTCAATTAACTAATAGAGTTGCCTCCTCAGCAAATATTGAATATCACGCTCGTATTTTGATGCAAAAATTTGTACAACGAGAGCTGATTCGCGTTTCGTCAGAGACGATTAAAGATGCTTTTGAAGACGGAACCGATGTTTTTGAGTTACTGGATAAGGCAGAGCAACAGATGTTTGATATTAGCGAAAACAATTTCCGGAGAGAATCTCTGGATATGAAAAGTCTAGTTAAAGAAGCCTATGATGAAATTGAAGCCGCAAAAAATTCAGAAGGCAGTTTACGTGGTATCCCTTCGGGATTTACCGAATTAGACAGACTTACTGCCGGTTGGCAAAAATCTGATTTAATTGTTATTGCTGCCAGACCGGGTATGGGAAAAACTGCTTTTGCACTTACCATGGCTCGAAATGCTGCAATGGCAAAAAGACCTGTAGCTGTATTTTCACTTGAGATGTCGGCCGTACAATTAACTACTCGTTTAATTTCTTCAGAAGCGGAGATAACTTCTAATAAATTAAAAAAGGGAGAATTGGCAGATCACGAATGGACTCAACTCAATGAGCGTATAAAATCTTTAGTTGAAGCTCCTATTTTTATTGATGATACTCCCGCACTTTCTGTATTTGAGTTACGTGCAAAATGTCGTAGATTAAAAGAGCAGCATAAAATTGAGCTTATTGTAATTGATTATATTCAACTTATGCGTGGTGGAGACGGGACAGGAAACAGAGAGCAGGAAATCAGCACAATCTCTCGTTCGTTAAAAGCCTTGGCAAAAGAGCTTAATGTACCTGTTTTAATACTTTCGCAATTAAACAGATCTGTTGAAACACGAGGAGGTTCAAAAAAACCTCAGCTATCAGATTTACGTGAATCCGGAGCTATTGAGCAAGATGCCGATATGGTAATATTTATTTATCGACCTGAATATTACGATATTACAGAAGACGAACAAGGAAGCGACACAACAGGTAAAGGCGAAATAATTATTGCTAAGCATAGAAATGGAGCTCTCGATTCTGTTACCCTTAAATTTATCGGTCAATACACAAAATTTGTTGATGATGTACCTTTTGACTTATCCGGTGGATCGCTCTCCAGTTTATCTCCATCTGATGAATTTAGCAATGAATATTCGCCTATGACAATGACCAGACAATCGCGGATGAATGATGATGATACGGATAATCCTTATTAA
- a CDS encoding ChaN family lipoprotein: MQKMKISFLVLAVMVLVGFKSDKPAYRLYSKEGKAVKFDKMLDALQEADIVFFGELHNNPIAHWLEFELTKELFAVKGDKLVLGAEMFETDNQLLIDEYLSGDIKQSNFEKEVRLWNNYKTDYKPLLEFAKDSSLRFIATNIPRRYAAVVNSKGFEGLDALSEEAKSYIAQLPIAYDGELSAYKNILEMMKNMPHVNPNLPKAQAAKDATMAEFILKNWSEGNLFLHYNGSYHSDNFQSILWYLYQANPTLKILTISCVEQEEINKLSEDNLDKADYIIAIPETMTKTY, from the coding sequence ATGCAAAAAATGAAAATTAGTTTTTTAGTGTTAGCTGTTATGGTTTTAGTTGGATTCAAATCCGATAAACCCGCCTATCGTTTATATTCTAAAGAAGGTAAAGCCGTTAAGTTTGATAAAATGCTTGATGCTTTGCAAGAGGCTGATATTGTGTTTTTTGGAGAGTTGCATAATAATCCTATTGCGCATTGGTTGGAATTTGAATTAACAAAAGAATTATTTGCTGTAAAAGGCGATAAGCTGGTTTTAGGTGCTGAAATGTTTGAAACAGATAATCAACTCTTGATTGATGAATATCTTAGTGGCGATATAAAACAATCTAATTTTGAAAAGGAAGTTCGCCTGTGGAATAACTATAAAACCGATTATAAACCTTTATTGGAATTTGCGAAAGATAGTAGCTTGCGCTTTATCGCAACAAATATTCCACGTCGATATGCTGCCGTAGTTAACAGTAAGGGTTTTGAGGGTTTAGATGCTTTATCGGAGGAAGCAAAATCTTATATTGCACAACTTCCGATAGCTTACGATGGAGAACTTTCCGCCTATAAAAATATCTTGGAAATGATGAAAAATATGCCACATGTTAATCCAAATCTTCCAAAAGCTCAAGCTGCTAAAGATGCAACTATGGCAGAGTTTATTCTTAAAAACTGGTCGGAAGGAAATTTGTTTTTACACTATAATGGCTCTTACCATTCCGATAATTTTCAGAGTATATTATGGTATTTATATCAGGCTAATCCAACATTAAAAATTTTAACTATAAGCTGTGTTGAGCAAGAGGAAATAAATAAATTATCGGAAGATAATTTGGATAAAGCCGATTATATTATTGCTATTCCCGAAACTATGACTAAAACATATTAA